In a genomic window of Zingiber officinale cultivar Zhangliang chromosome 9B, Zo_v1.1, whole genome shotgun sequence:
- the LOC122024718 gene encoding uncharacterized protein LOC122024718 encodes MRDWAPSIIATALFAFLSPGVVLQLPGKRWPVDFLNMKTSLVSVLAHALIFGLLLMLFFVILKVHLYV; translated from the coding sequence ATGAGGGACTGGGCTCCGTCTATCATAGCCACAGCTCTGTTTGCCTTCCTGAGCCCTGGGGTGGTGCTGCAGCTGCCGGGGAAGCGGTGGCCGGTGGACTTCTTGAACATGAAGACCAGCTTGGTCTCCGTTCTGGCTCATGCTCTCATCTTTGGCCTGCTTCTCATGTTGTTCTTTGTTATCTTGAAGGTTCATCTCTATGTTTAG